The DNA window TTTCGATTTGCCTGTCAAATGCTGAGCAGACTCCTTCATCCTGGAGGCATTCCTCCCACTTCTGTTGCATatgaacattttttattttattttattagaaaACAGATGGGTAATATTGATTCACATCCCACATATTCACTGATTCTTCCCCAAAGGAGACTGGGGAAAGTAACCTGTGCATCATATCTCCAGAAATCGCTTCGGATGGCTTGAAGGGGCGCGTGTTCGAAGTGAGTCTGGCTGACCTGCAGAACGACGAGGTAGCCTTCCGGAAGTTCAAGCTGATCACTGAGGATGTGCAGGGCAAGAACTGTTTGACCAACTTCCACGGAATGGATCTGACTCGAGACAAGATGTGCTCCATGGTCAAGAAATGGCAGGTAAGGCTTCAAATGCACCTGTGGGAGCATCCGTGAGTATGGCTGTTCTGTAGAGGTCACAGACATCCATGACAGAGACCATATGTGATGCTTTGAGACTGGAGTCTAATGAGTTCATACGGTTTCGTTGTCACATAGACCATGATTGAGGCTCATGTTGACGTACGAACCACAGACAGCTACCTGCTCCGCCTTTTCTGCGTTGGCTTCACCAAGAAACGCACCAACCAGATCAGGAAGACCTCATATGCCCAGCACCAGCAGGTCCGTCAGATCCGCAAGAAGATGGTGGAGATCATGACTCGAGAGGTGCAGACCAACGACCTGAAGGAAGTCGTCAACAAACTGTAAGTCCCTTACCTTTGAGTGACCTGTTGTTGGGATTTTGAGTCCTAGGTGGAACGTCACGAGGAATCGGCTAATATCCTCGATTCAGGCAGCTATGATCTGTTTTGCGGAAAGGCGGCCTTCATCAGATATACTCACATGGGCCGCGTGTTCATTGGTTTTCCCAGCTTTGAAGCCTTGTTTGGTCTTGCAGGATCCCTGACAGCATTGGCAAAGACATTGAAAAGGCCTGCCAGTCTATATACCCTCTGCACGATGTCTTCGTCAGGAAGGTCAAGATGCTCAAGAAACCCAAATTTGAATGTAAGTTACAAGCAGAATATGCAGTGAACTCCGGAGTTACAGTAAGGATAAAAAAAATAGCCTAAGAATTTTGGTGAAATGTTTGACAGCTTCAGGACATTTTCTGGTGGTTGGGTTTCTCTAAGTCCCTGAAAATGTTTGTATGCTGAACTGCTGTTACACATCCCTCAACCTCCAAGCAGTTCAGCAGCCGTTGGTGGTCTGAACTTTGGAAATGCACCATCGCATTTTTATTCTATGTTCACATCGCTGGGTTAGAGGCTGTCACGATGGCATGGCACGCTGATTCTGGGCGTCTGGTTTCAGTGGGCAAGTTGATGGAGATCCACGGGGAGGGTGGCAGCAGCACTACCACCAAGACCGGGGGTGACGACACCGGTGCCAAGGTGGAGAGGGCTGACGGCTATGAGCCCCCAGTCCAGGAGTCCGTCTGAAGACCCTCAACACCAACAAcgtttaataaaataatggattttttttgatTGAACACTACCTTGTTCCATGGAGTTCTTGTCCACAAAGCTGGTTTTGAATACACAGCAGAGCGAACTTCTGGGCTTAGCTATGGTTAAAATTGGTTTATGGTTTGGCGACGTTGCTACTCGAGAATTCCGGAGAATAGCAGGATGCGAGCAAACAGAATGCTCTACCCACTTGCTCCCATTTGAATTTGGGGAATGCAGCCCTGGCCTTTTGCAGATCAAAATCCTTTTGTTAAAGTAAAGCATTTCCATTTGCATATATTACAGAACAGTCCTGAATTGCACATAGAAGCTTCTACAGTGTGTCTTAATGGCCTGTCACGTTTTATGGTCACTCCTTGTACtgtgccccctagtggcagaGTTGACTGAACCGATCCTAAAATAAACTACACCACTGAATTAACACTTACACTTGACTACTAGTTTGTAATTTCAAACAGAGCAGTGTTAAACAGAAATACATTTGACATTTACTTTAAAGCATAGAGAACCAGCATAAAACACCTTATTTCAATTCCTGAACTAAGAACAGTGTCAGAAATCACAAGTCAGGCTGTCTTTCTGCAAttttgacatttaaatattGCATATATCCCGAGAAGAAAAGAATTAACGTTTAAAACAAGATGTAGTGAAAACAATCAGCCTTGAGAAACATGGCGTATGGTAAATGGGCTCAGTACTCAGTAACAGGAATACTGTCAGATTGTTCACAACACTAGCCATAGGGGGGCGCTGTCATATCAGTTCAGTGGCACTTTGCCTTACATGTACTGCTAATAGTGGCTGGTCATTAATGAAGCTATGTCTTGAAAATAAAAGGGATGCTTAATGGCAGTTTACAGCATCACACAAAAAATAAGTGTCCCATTGGGTGGGTGTGTCCATTATGGGGGGGGCACACCCCCACATTGTAATAGATACTTGTTCTAAACTGATTCATTTGGCATTTGTCTTTATGCACACGGCACTGCTGCCTGTGTGAATGAGGGTGCCGGGGGGGTCCGTTATGCATGGGAAATACTGCGATGTCGTAGAAGGCACTTCAGTGGGTTGGACGTTGAGGTGCAGCCCCACAGTCTCACGCCGCACCGTCAGAGTCTTCCCCCAGAGCTccaggtcaaaaaaaaaactattcccAGTGTCTGTGTTCCTTTGGCCGTAATCGCACGTTCAGccttcctgcagcagctggatGTAATTCTTTGGCACCAGACCCCGTCTGCCCCTTAGCTCCCCGACAAACCATTCCTCATCCACGGACTCCACGCCTGTGATGATGTCAccgacctgcagggggcagaaaCAGGATGGCAAACCAAAGCCATCAAATGAGTTCTACGGCTGGCGGATCGTCACAGCTGTGAGAACATCAGCAGCCGGTGTTCATTTAGAGCCTGTAGTGTTAATTCGGTCATCGTGCGGTAACAGCAGATGTTCTTGGTGTTGAGGCTAATTTTTAACCTGATGGCTACCAGTTCAGCCTTTGTACATTTAAACGAGACATTTAACCTGTAATGTACGGAGCATGGCGCAGGGATGCACaaaactggtacgcaagtacgcatttgcCATATAAAGCGATACGCGTGACAATCTTTTGTCGTAGTGGCACAAAtgcgtattttatgtgcattcgcgCGTTATGACAAGACATTACCatgaatttaaatgttttatgtggctaatttgtGGTATAAAGGCTAAAATGCACAGTggtttcttgtcataacagcacaaatacacataaaataaatacgcATTTGTGCCACTACGACACGAAATTGCCGTGCGTATCGTTTTATACAGTAGATGTGTACTTGCGTATCAGCGCATAGCTAAATTCTAACAACGATTGTTACCTTctgcactctcagaaaaaagggtaaaatttTGTACTTTTCCCTGTACCCattttaaggtacaaaaatggactctgaggaacatcccaaggtacaaacagcattaatgtaccatcaatggtacagaagtattcctcagagtccatttctgtaccttaaaaggtacaattacctacagctaagggtacagtTGCCAGACCCTTCAGGGTATAGCCCCAGTGataagcaaaggtacaaattttttcTAAGAGTGTACATGATACAACAGATCTGATTTGACTGAAGGGACCGACCGTCATAGAGAGCTCATCGTTATTCTCAGAGGTGAAGTCATACAAGGCTTGAGCTCGTCTCATTCCAGGGGATCCCTCCATCTCGACAGAAGGGCCTGGAAAGAAGAGGCAAGAACATATTGCACGTTTACGAAAGCTGTGTACAGTGATATGACAGCATGTCTTATCACAAGATAATGAGAAAATTTGTTATTTTGAGAAAACAAGCTGCTTTCGTACACATTTCTGCATTTCTATTTTtgctattttatttatgtactttATTTTAACATAATAGTTGTCAGGGACAGTGTTCAATGGCTGTGTCTTCTGCCGTATGCTAGATTGTTGTGCATTTGataaataaactttgatttgattttgcTAGACTCACGTCACGCAGCCGTGAAAAAGGCACTGCTCATCCCTGCCCTTTTccatctgggggtgggggggggggggtcactcacCTGTGCAGAACTCCACAAATGCCACGGGGAAGATGCCGTCCTTGCCGCGGAGCCTGCCGGAGCACCAGTCGGCGTCCACGTGCTCCGTGACCAGGACGCGGTCTCCCTGCCGGAGGGAGAGCTCCTGCTCCGTCTCGGCCGTGAAGTCGTGCCGGGCCACCGCCCACTGGCCCCCCGCAGGCTCCGGCTGAGGTGGTTTTACACAGAACCCAACATTCAGGCACAGGCACCCTgctatagcccccccccccccacactcacctGCAACACCGAGACCCTCAAAATAAAACCAGTCAACAAACTCGATGTTGGTTTTTCAGTAATATTACATGCTGTGCTTCGCCTGGGTTACAGCTCAATTTTACATATCAAGTTCACTATTTCTAAAGTATTTTAGGCATTATATTTAACTGTCATAGAATACAGTAAAAACGAAAATACTACGCCTACAGTGACCACCTAATTTATCTCAGGGGTTGCATTATGAGCCGGGACAAGGTTTGTAAGCTacaatttcaattaaaaagacctggatttcacttagttcttgctgtgtgctgattggtcagcctcctataatcatgcatgtgtcactaatgttaatgtgaaacagctggataagtctttcaatcaaggaaacaaagcaGTCAAAGGACAAGAaaagctgaactatttagccaaacacaggagcctttcagctttaaagcaGTTTgcaaaagctgaagtagctcgtAATGTCTCCCCttacatggattaggtggtcaccctatctACGCCGAGATCCATAATGACACCCAATCTGTAACGAATATAATGGGTGGCCATGGATATGTTGggattctctctctctgtgagtTTCtgtaatggcagagatgacttTAAGTGTACCTTAGTGGGCTTCCCTTGGCTCTTAGATGAAGAATCCATGCCTGAGGGGTTGAGGGAAGAGACAGTGTTATTTACAACCTGTGTTTTGTGGTCATATATCCACCACACCACTGGGGGCAGCATACTTGAAATGTGAGACTTTGGAGCCAAACAATTCAGACTGTGGAGTGTGGACCCACAGCTGGAAGGTTCCAAAAAAGGCCCTGCTATTGCAGTGAACCTAAGATTCTCCATCTTCACAAAACggtaattattttatataataaataagctGTTAGAGTGAAGCCAAGGTCCAACATTTTATTATGATCTAAAGTAAAATCCATTGAGACAATAGGAAATATGAGAGTAGTAAACAATTAATCATAACAATGCCTTTGCTGCATAATAATGTATCATTATCCCGTTCCTGAACACTGGCTGGTTTAATTCTGTGCCAGCTGAGTTGTTATTTAAACTTTGCTTAACCTGCTAACTGAACAACGTAATGTAAAAATGttgtaaaatattatatattttatgtatttgcaCTTGAGCAATCTGGCAAGGGCCTGACTAATCCAAATAATGGTTTTATGCTAATTTAGGGCAAAAGATAAAAGGAAGAGAATGAATTAACAACATAAAACAGTTTTCAACAGAGTAACCActaattaattgaaataatcATTACTGTTCATATCAAGGGGCACGATTTCAATAATGGAGTTCTTTTTTCGAAATGATAGGAATTGTTCCCCGATTAACCTCCATTTAATTTAACAAAGTTAAATAATTATACCCCATTTATGCTTCTGGCTGAATGTGATTTGATTATGATGTTTATTGAATCGGCTAATCAATCAAGGCACATTTGCAAGCATAGAAATAGACTGGTGCCTAGATGGGATGGTCATTTGGATTAGGATTAACAGGCTGTTTCGTGGTTGTTTTTAGTCCCTGGCTGTACAGGAGAAGTTTCTATGGATGCCGTCTTACCAGGGAGCTTTATCTTCATCTGAGGGGATGGCTGGGCCGGGGATGAGGGCAGGTCCTCCACGATTTCCACAAAATTGAGGGGGAACATGCCTGTGCGGCCCCTGAGCTCACCCCGGACCCACTCCTGCCCCGCGTACTCTCTCAGCCGGATCACGTCCCCCTCGGAGAAGCTCAGCTCGTCGCTCTGCTCCCCTTCGAAGTCGAAACGGGCCACGCACCTTGGCCCACTGTAGGAGGAAGGGGGACATGAAACGCACTCCCATCACCACGAGCATCCCGATGCATGATGGGATTGATGTCAACTGTACATTGCTGTCACTCCGCAGACTGCTGTTGCCACAATGCTGTGCAAGTCACTGAACGTCATTCGGAAGATGCTAAACGTGACGGCGGCCATTATTTTGTGACTTGAATCCAGTCTTGGCCAATCAAGGTCTGAATGTGTGACGCTTGCTCTTGTTCTCGACCCTGAGATGAGTGCCGTGGTGTGTTTCTATGTGCTCTGAGATAGACGATCACCCCCCCGGCAGGAAGCTCACCTCACAGCAGACGCTGGTGACTGCACTGTCTTCCCTTTTGATGGCACGGGAACATTAGACTGAAAAAAATACGAAATATGCTaaaaatcacagaaaaaaacacatctatTTGGATACTGGTATTGAGTCTGTCTCTTAAAAGCTCTGCCCCAGTAGCTCTTACCAGAACTTTCACATAGTTGACTGGGAAGAAGCCAGACTGCCCCCTACAGATACCACGGTACCAGTCACTGTCCACCTGCTCCACCATGGATACAATGTCGCCTGTCCGTAGGCTCAGTTCCTCAGCACTCTCTAGAGACCAAACATAACAGTCATTTCCATTTCTCTCACTGCCTCTAGGGGGCGGTAGCTGAGAACACCTGGAGAGCCAGTTGAAAAGATCCTAAATTTATCTGAGCCCGGACTTCTAGATGTCTGTCCATTTCTGAGCCAACCAGTCCCAGATGAGGGCTTCTACTAATTCCCCATAGTTCAgagtttctcaatccagtccttgggggaCACctgacatttttgctccctcccagttcccagccaattaagaacaccgaatacctctttcaggtgtgttgggagctgggagggagtgaaaatgtggattgtctgggggtcccctGGGACTGGGCTGAGACACATTGCCATAGTTTAATGCTCATTAACCACAAATGTGAAAATTACAGT is part of the Paramormyrops kingsleyae isolate MSU_618 chromosome 25, PKINGS_0.4, whole genome shotgun sequence genome and encodes:
- the rps3a gene encoding small ribosomal subunit protein eS1, whose product is MAVGKNKRLTKGGKKGAKKKIVDPFSKKDWYDVKAPAMFNIRNLGKTLVTRTQGTKIASDGLKGRVFEVSLADLQNDEVAFRKFKLITEDVQGKNCLTNFHGMDLTRDKMCSMVKKWQTMIEAHVDVRTTDSYLLRLFCVGFTKKRTNQIRKTSYAQHQQVRQIRKKMVEIMTREVQTNDLKEVVNKLIPDSIGKDIEKACQSIYPLHDVFVRKVKMLKKPKFELGKLMEIHGEGGSSTTTKTGGDDTGAKVERADGYEPPVQESV